From the genome of bacterium, one region includes:
- a CDS encoding RNA-binding protein: MSKKLFVGSLSWDTNDDSLREAFGRYGEVTEASVITDRDTGRSRGFGFVTFAEAGDATNAISALDGKELDGRTIKVNEAQDKPRDGGGRSGGFGGGGGRSGGRDRW; this comes from the coding sequence ATGTCGAAGAAACTGTTTGTAGGAAGTTTGAGCTGGGACACGAACGACGATAGCCTTCGCGAGGCGTTCGGCCGTTACGGCGAGGTCACCGAGGCCAGCGTCATCACCGATCGCGACACCGGCCGCTCGCGCGGTTTCGGGTTCGTCACCTTCGCCGAAGCCGGCGATGCGACCAACGCGATCAGCGCGCTCGACGGCAAGGAGCTCGACGGCCGGACCATCAAGGTCAACGAGGCGCAGGACAAGCCCCGCGACGGCGGCGGACGCTCCGGCGGATTCGGCGGCGGCGGCGGACGCTCCGGCGGCCGCGACCGCTGGTAG